GAAGGCGCCTTCCTAATTAACCCTGATAATGAAAGGAGAGATGTTTCATGTTTGGACATAAAAAAGAACAGGGCTTCGGCGAAGGCAGAGGCCGCAGAAAGCATATTCACCATCACGGATTCCGGTCCAACCGGCACGGCGGAAGACCCCGCCATATGAGAGGCTTGGGACGCCGGGATTTTAGCTGCATGGACGCCATGGCCGCGGCGGACTTCATCCGGCAGGCGGAGGTCATGGACCCCGCGGACATGGCGATCAACACGGCTACCTGCCCTTTGTGCAAGAACCATTGCCCGATGGACGACCCCGGATGCAAAAAAGGGGAAGCCTATTTCAAGGCCATGAACCCCGAAGAGAGGACTCAATAATGAACGAAGCAAACGAACAAGTCAGACCAGTCAACGACCAGGATCTGGCGGAGTTGTTTCACCGTGCGGCTCGCATGATGGGCAGGTCCCATCATCGCCGTTCCGGATTTCGCCGCCATGGCCAGAACCGGGCTCTTTCCGTCATCATGGAAAAAGGGCCTATCAACCAGAGGGAATTGCTGGAAATTTTGGACGTCAGGTCTTCTTCCTTAAGCGAGATGCTGGCCAAGTTGGAGCGGAAGGAACTCATCGTACGCCAACGCAACGAGGAGGATAAAAGGAGCTTTATCGTCTCGGCCACGGACAAGGCCAAAGCCGATTTTTCCGGCCGCGGCAGGGGGCGCAGCAGTTCGGAGGGCGTTTTCACCTGCCTGGAGGATGAAGAACGGGGCCAGCTTAAGAATATCCTGGAAAAAATGATCGCCTCCCTGGGAGACGAGGCTCCGGGCCGGCGCTCCGGATTCGGCCGTTGCGGAGACGGAAGAGGCAGGAGAGGCTTTAGCGAAGGAAGCCGCAAGGGCAGGGGGCGCAGGCCACGCGATCGCGGCGGCAGGGATGAAGAAGCCGTCGAGTAGACGACATTCTTGAATCCCAAAAAAGTTATGGCGCTTCCACCCATGCCCATGAGCGAAGCGCCATTGAAAAGTTCAACGCCATTTTTTCAAAAACCTGACAGGTTGAATTAACAGGACCACATAATCTGCAACAATTGGCCTTGATTAATACTTATCGCCCGCCGAAATTTATTGATTTCCGGAGGCAATTTTTAGGTCAGAGCCTGTTCAATGTCTTCCTTTAGGTCGTCGATGTGTTCGATGCCAATGGAAAGGCGCAACAGGAAGTCTGAAATTCCCACCCGGGCGCGTTCTTCGGCGGTCATAGGCTTATGCGAGGTGTCCTTGGGCGAGCATATGGAGGATTCCACGCCTCCCAGGCTCACCGCCGGGTGGATCACCTTCAGCTTTCTTAAAAAGACATCCACGTCCCCGATGGATTCGTCCAATTCAAAGGACATCATGGCGCCAAAAAGTTTCATTTGTTTTTTGGCGATATCGTGGCCGGGAAAATTGGGCAGCCCCGGATAGTTGACCTTGACGATCTTGGGATGCGCCTCCAGGAATTCCGCCAGGGCCTGGGCGTTTTGGCACTGGCGCTCCACCCGGATGGCCAGGGTTTTCAGGCTGCGTTCCAGCAAATAGGCCGCAAAGCTGTCCAGACTGCCGCCCAGATGCCGGGCCAGGTCCAGGATCGGCTGCATTTTTTTCTTGGAAGCCAGGGCGAATCCGCAGCACACGTCGCTATGGCCTCCCATGTATTTGGTGCCGCTGTGCACTACAATGTCGATCCCCAGAGCCAGGGGAGTCTGGTTGATGCTGGTGCCAAATGTGTTGTCCATAAGGGAGGTGATCTTATTCTCCCTGGCCCAATCCGCCGTTGCCTTGATATCCAGGATGTTCATCAGGGGGTTGGTTGGGGATTCAATGATCACCATGGTTGTGTTGGGCTTTTGGGCGGCCATGATCGCTTCAAGGCTTGTGGCGACGAAGTCGTATTCCAGGCCCAGACGCTCAAAGTCGGCGGTGGCCATGGAGTGGGTGCCGCCGTACAGGTCGTCCAGCAGGATCACGTGATCCCCCGACCTGGTGTGGGCCAGGATAGTTGTGCTGACGGCGGCCATGCCTGAGCTGAAGAGCAAACCGTCTTCCGCGCCTTCCAGGGCGCAGATTTTTTTTACGACAGCCCCTTGATTGGGCGTGGTGAAATACCTGGGATAGCAGACCTCTTCCTTATCCATATATCCATAGGCCGTGGAGGTGTATAAGGGGCTGTTCAATCCCTGGTATTGATTATCCTTTAGGGTTCCTGCCTGCACGCACTGGGTTTCCTTTTTCATAACGAATCTCCTTTTGTCTGAGCAATACACCCGGCGCCGATTTTTTGTCCAGAACATTTTCAAAACGGTTAAGTTGCATATTCCATTGACCTTATGGACCATTTTTGTCAAATAATGTATAAGGATCTATCAGAAGCCTATCAATCCAGAGATGGAAACCGCCATGAACAAGCGAAGGGAAGAAGACAGCCTGGGGCCTGTGTGGGTGGCCGGGGACGTTTATTACGGCTCCCAAACCCAAAGGGCCGTGGAAAATTTTCCCATCAGTTCCACGCCTTTTCCTCATGCTGTGATTTTAGCCATGGTCAGGATCAAGCGATTGGCCGCCGGCGTCCACCAATACCTGGACCTGCTGCCCGGGGAAATCGCCGGGGCAATCGTCCAGGCGGCCCAAGAGGTGGAATCCGGCGCCATGGGCGATCAGTTCCCGGTGGATGTCTACCAGACCGGGTCCGGCACCTCATCCAACATGAACGTGAACGAGGTGCTGGCAGGCCGCGCCAATGAGATCCTTACCGGCAAGAGGGGCGGAAAGCATCCGGTGCATCCCAACGATCACGTGAACCTGGGGCAATCCTCCAACGACGTGGTTCCGTCGGCGGTGCACATCGCATGCCTTACGAGCCTGGATGACGATCTGCTGCCGGCGCTGAAAATTCTGCACGCCAGCCTGGAAAAACAGGCGAAAGCCTTGCAGCCGGTCCTTAAGACGGGCAGAACCCATTTTATGGACGCCCTGCCAGTTCGTGTGGGCCAGGAATTCGGCGGATACGCCAGGCAAGTGGAACTGGCCATGGAGAGAATCCAGGGCGTATATCCCAGGCTCGGCGAACTCGCCTTGGGTGGAACCGGCGTAGGCACGGGGCTTAACGCTCATCCGGACATGGCGCGGAGGGTGGTGCGGAAACTGGCCGAGGAAACCGGGCTGCCGTTCACCCGAGCTAAAAGCCGTTTTGAGGCCATGGGCGCAAGGGACGCCCTGGTGGAGCTTTCCTGCGTCTTGAAAACCCTGGCCGTCGGGCTCATGAAAATCGCCTCGGACATCCGTCTGATGGCCTGCGGACCGCGTTGCGGAATAGGGGAGATCCGTTTGCCCGCGCTTCAGCCCGGCTCGTCCTTTATGCCGGGCAAGGTCAACCCGGTCCTTCCCGAATCCGTCCTCCAGGTGGGGGCCAGGGTGATCGGCAACGACGCAACGGCCGCTGTGTGCGGTCACATGGGCAGTTTGGAGTTGAACACCATGATCCCCGTTCTGGCCCAGTGCGTGTTGGAAAGCATCAAGTTGCTGGCTTCCTCCTCGCGGGCTTTTGCGGAAAAATGCATAGACGGGCTGGAGGCGGACGAAATCCGATGCCGGGACATGCTTGACCAGAGCACGGGGCTCGCCACTTTGTTAGTTCCGGACATGGGGTACGATCAAGCCGCCGAGTTGGCCCGCGAGGCCCATGAATCAGGAAAAACCGTCCGGGAGTTGGCCATGGAAAAAGGCCTGCTTTCCGCCAGAGAATGGAAAGATCTTTTGGAAGGATTATAAATGAAAATTCTCGTCTTATTAGCTCATCCGGATAAAAACAGCTTCAATCACGCCATTGCCCAGACCGTGGTGGACCAATTGGAGCTCAGCGGCCATAAGGTGTTTTTTCATGATTTGTACGAAGAGGGGTTTAACCCGCTTTTGCCTGCTGAGGAAATCCCGTCCGACGCCAAGCTGCCCCCCGAAATCGACTCCCATTGTTGGGAGCTGGCTTTGGCCGAGGGCATCGTGATCGTGCATCCCAACTGGTGGGGCCAGCCGCCCGCCATTTTAAAAGGCTGGGTGGACAGGGTGGTTCGGCCCGAGGTGGCCTACCGTTTTCTGGAAGGGGACGGCGGCGAAGGCGTGCCCGTAGGCCTTTTAAAAGCGCAGACCGCGGTGGTGCTTAATACGTCCAATACACCGGGCCAGCGTGAGGATGAGCTCTTTGGCGATCCCCTGGACATATTATGGCGGGAGTGCATTTTCGGCTTGTGCGGGGTGGAGTTTTTTCATCGCCGGATGTTTCGGGTTGTATGCACGTCCACCGAGGACGAAAGGCGGGGTTGGCTGGCGGAGGTCAAGCAGCTTATTAAGTCAACTTTTAATGAATAATACCAAATAATTGATTGTATTTATATAAACCAACGCTTAAGATACCCAGGAACCCAAACTATCCATGAAAACCGCCATCCAGGCCCTGGCCTACGAACTGCCGCCCATCCGCCTTTCTTCCAGGGCCATCGAGGATCAACTGCACTCCACCATGGAGCGCCTGAATATGCCCCGGAAAATCATTGAAGGGCTCACCGGCATTCGGGAAAGACGATTGTGGGAACCCCAAACCCTGGTAAGCGACGCAGCAGCCCGCGCCGCCCAAAAAGCCCTGGACAACGCCGGGATAAGCCCTCGAGACATCGGCTGCCTTATCAGCACCTCCGTTTGCAAAGATTACGTGGAGCCTTCCGTGGCCAGCATGGTGCACGGCGCCCTGGGGTTGCCGCCCGAATGCCTGAACTTCGATGTTTGCAACGCCTGTCTGGGCTTCATCAACGGCATGGAAACCGTGTCTCTCATGATCCGTTCTGGCGCTATTGATTACGGCATGATCATCAACGGCGAAAGCTCGCGCGAGCCCATCGAAGCCACCATAGAACGCCTGAAAAACCCCGAAACCGGCGCCGAAGCCTTTCGGGAGAACTTCGCCACACTGACCTTGGGGTCCGGAGCGGCGGCCATGATCTTATGCAGGGAGGATCTGGCGACCACAAGCCATGTGATTAACGGCGGAGTCAGTATGGCGGCCACCCAGCATTGCAGGTTGTGCCTGGGCCAGAAGGACTCCATGGTTGCCGACGCCCCCAGCGTGATGAAATACGGAGTGGAACTGGCCGGCCGCACCTGGGAGAAGGCGGCCCAAAGCCTGGAAAACTGGACCGACGAAACCATAGACGCATACATCCCCCATCAGGTCAGCGCCCGAAACACAAGGGTTTTGTGCCGAAGCCTGGGGCTTAATCAGGACAAAATGTATTTGAACTACCCCTTGCTGGGAAACATAGGCCCGGCGGCCATCCCCATCACCCTGGCCATGGCCGAGGAAGTGGGAAGGGTTAAGACGGGAGATCATGTGGCTTTGTTGGGCATCGGGAGCGGTTTGAATTGCTCTATGATGAGCCTCACATGGTGATTTTTCAGGGAATGTTTGCATAAAACCGAATAAAGATGCTATTCATTACTCGGTTGGAATCAATCCCCGCACGGGTCGCCCAAAAATCCAACTCAATAAAAACAGAAACAGAACATGAAACGCCCTCGTTAGCTGGAGCAGGAAAGATATGAAACTCTCGGTTGTCATCCCCGTGTACAATGAATTGGAAACCCTCAGGGAAATCCTGGACGCAGTTCTCGCTGTGGAATTGGAAGACATAGAAAAGGAAATTGTGGCCGTGGACGATTGCTCCACGGACGGGACGACCGATCTCCTGAAAAAGCTGAGCGATGAACTGGGAATCAAGGTCCAGTTCCACGAGGTCAATCAAGGCAAGGGCGCCGCTTTGCGTACGGGATTCAAAGCGGCCACGGGCGACATCATCATCATCCAGGACGCGGATCTGGAATACGACCCCAACGAGTATCCCAAACTTTTAAAGCCCATCATCAGGGGCAAGGCCGACGTGGTGTACGGCTCCCGGTTCGCCGGAGGGGAGTCCCATAGGGTCTTGTATTTCTGGCATTCCGTGGGCAACAAGTTTCTGACCCTTCTTTCCAACATGTTCACCAATCTTAACCTTACGGACATGGAAGTCTGCTACAAGGTCTTTACCAAGGACGTGATCTCCCAACTGACCGTTTGCGAAAATCGCTTTGGATTTGAGCCGGAAATCACGGCCAAGGTGTCCAGGATGGGATGCCGGATTTATGAGGTGGGCATTTCCTACGCGGGCCGCACCTATTCGGAAGGCAAGAAAATCGGCTGGAGAGACGGCTTTCGCGCCATCTGGTGCATTCTTAAGTACAACCTGATAGAAAAATAACCGAGCCATGACCAAAAACAGGGCG
The sequence above is drawn from the Desulfatibacillum aliphaticivorans DSM 15576 genome and encodes:
- a CDS encoding MarR family winged helix-turn-helix transcriptional regulator; amino-acid sequence: MNEANEQVRPVNDQDLAELFHRAARMMGRSHHRRSGFRRHGQNRALSVIMEKGPINQRELLEILDVRSSSLSEMLAKLERKELIVRQRNEEDKRSFIVSATDKAKADFSGRGRGRSSSEGVFTCLEDEERGQLKNILEKMIASLGDEAPGRRSGFGRCGDGRGRRGFSEGSRKGRGRRPRDRGGRDEEAVE
- a CDS encoding trans-sulfuration enzyme family protein; this translates as MKKETQCVQAGTLKDNQYQGLNSPLYTSTAYGYMDKEEVCYPRYFTTPNQGAVVKKICALEGAEDGLLFSSGMAAVSTTILAHTRSGDHVILLDDLYGGTHSMATADFERLGLEYDFVATSLEAIMAAQKPNTTMVIIESPTNPLMNILDIKATADWARENKITSLMDNTFGTSINQTPLALGIDIVVHSGTKYMGGHSDVCCGFALASKKKMQPILDLARHLGGSLDSFAAYLLERSLKTLAIRVERQCQNAQALAEFLEAHPKIVKVNYPGLPNFPGHDIAKKQMKLFGAMMSFELDESIGDVDVFLRKLKVIHPAVSLGGVESSICSPKDTSHKPMTAEERARVGISDFLLRLSIGIEHIDDLKEDIEQALT
- a CDS encoding class II fumarate hydratase translates to MNKRREEDSLGPVWVAGDVYYGSQTQRAVENFPISSTPFPHAVILAMVRIKRLAAGVHQYLDLLPGEIAGAIVQAAQEVESGAMGDQFPVDVYQTGSGTSSNMNVNEVLAGRANEILTGKRGGKHPVHPNDHVNLGQSSNDVVPSAVHIACLTSLDDDLLPALKILHASLEKQAKALQPVLKTGRTHFMDALPVRVGQEFGGYARQVELAMERIQGVYPRLGELALGGTGVGTGLNAHPDMARRVVRKLAEETGLPFTRAKSRFEAMGARDALVELSCVLKTLAVGLMKIASDIRLMACGPRCGIGEIRLPALQPGSSFMPGKVNPVLPESVLQVGARVIGNDATAAVCGHMGSLELNTMIPVLAQCVLESIKLLASSSRAFAEKCIDGLEADEIRCRDMLDQSTGLATLLVPDMGYDQAAELAREAHESGKTVRELAMEKGLLSAREWKDLLEGL
- a CDS encoding NAD(P)H-dependent oxidoreductase → MKILVLLAHPDKNSFNHAIAQTVVDQLELSGHKVFFHDLYEEGFNPLLPAEEIPSDAKLPPEIDSHCWELALAEGIVIVHPNWWGQPPAILKGWVDRVVRPEVAYRFLEGDGGEGVPVGLLKAQTAVVLNTSNTPGQREDELFGDPLDILWRECIFGLCGVEFFHRRMFRVVCTSTEDERRGWLAEVKQLIKSTFNE
- a CDS encoding 3-oxoacyl-ACP synthase III, which encodes MKTAIQALAYELPPIRLSSRAIEDQLHSTMERLNMPRKIIEGLTGIRERRLWEPQTLVSDAAARAAQKALDNAGISPRDIGCLISTSVCKDYVEPSVASMVHGALGLPPECLNFDVCNACLGFINGMETVSLMIRSGAIDYGMIINGESSREPIEATIERLKNPETGAEAFRENFATLTLGSGAAAMILCREDLATTSHVINGGVSMAATQHCRLCLGQKDSMVADAPSVMKYGVELAGRTWEKAAQSLENWTDETIDAYIPHQVSARNTRVLCRSLGLNQDKMYLNYPLLGNIGPAAIPITLAMAEEVGRVKTGDHVALLGIGSGLNCSMMSLTW
- a CDS encoding glycosyltransferase family 2 protein; its protein translation is MKLSVVIPVYNELETLREILDAVLAVELEDIEKEIVAVDDCSTDGTTDLLKKLSDELGIKVQFHEVNQGKGAALRTGFKAATGDIIIIQDADLEYDPNEYPKLLKPIIRGKADVVYGSRFAGGESHRVLYFWHSVGNKFLTLLSNMFTNLNLTDMEVCYKVFTKDVISQLTVCENRFGFEPEITAKVSRMGCRIYEVGISYAGRTYSEGKKIGWRDGFRAIWCILKYNLIEK